Proteins found in one Lycium ferocissimum isolate CSIRO_LF1 chromosome 6, AGI_CSIRO_Lferr_CH_V1, whole genome shotgun sequence genomic segment:
- the LOC132060519 gene encoding cytochrome b561 and DOMON domain-containing protein At5g47530 — protein MSSGFLISCVLFTLFVSSTYAQSCTKYNFTSNNQMLFTSCSDLPYLNSFLHWNYNPSSKTAKIAYRHTKLASNRWVAWAINPTSQGMVGSQALVAYQKSDGKMRVYTSPITSYQTQLQEGDLSFNVSNLSATYLNNEFTIFATLKLENFNSTFVNQVWQEGPLSGDSPAMHDTSIAHAQSAGLLSLLSGQSRTTTKGASSSLNKKNFHGLLNAVSWGIMMPIGILFARYLRVFSDPAWFYLHSIWQITAYVIGVAGWATGLQLGSESHGIQYTAHRTIGIVLFSLATLQATAILLRPKRDHKHRIYWNIYHRSVGYSIVVLGIINIFKGLNILKPEKKWETSYIATLVGLGIIAAFLEVITWCVVIKRNKSVNSTVEKNPQGLHEANWYNGNGNGTTGTHYRV, from the exons ATGTCAAGTGGCTTCTTGATTTCATGTGTTCTGTTTACTCTGTTTGTGTCATCCACTTATGCTCAATCATGCACAAAGTACAACTTCACAAGCAACAACCAAATGTTGTTCACTTCATGCAGTGatcttccatatttgaactcattCCTTCACTGGAATTATAACCCTTCTTCAAAAACCGCGAAAATTGCCTATCGACACACAAAACTTGCCTCCAATAGATGGGTGGCATGGGCTATAAATCCAACTTCACAAGGTATGGTTGGTTCACAAGCACTTGTTGCATATCAAAAATCAGATGGGAAAATGAGAGTTTATACATCACCTATTACTAGTTATCAGACACAGTTACAAGAAGGGGATTTGAGTTTCAATGTCTCTAATTTATCAGCTACTTATTTGAATAATGAATTCACTATTTTTGCTACTTTAAAGCTTGAGAATTTTAACTCTACATTTGTGAACCAAGTTTGGCAAGAAGGTCCACTTTCTGGAGATTCTCCAGCAATGCATGATACTTCCATTGCTCATGCTCAATCTGCTGGACTTCTCAGCCTTCTTTCTGGACAATCTAGGACTACTACAAAAGGAGCAAGCTCATCACTTAACAAGAAAAAT TTTCACGGACTGCTAAATGCAGTGAGTTGGGGGATTATGATGCCTATTGGTATCTTGTTTGCAAGATACTTAAGGGTGTTTTCAGACCCTGCATGGTTTTACCTTCACTCTATTTGGCAAATCACAGCTTATGTTATTGGTGTTGCTGGCTGGGCTACTGGTCTCCAACTTGGGAGTGAGTCCCATGGTATTCAATATACTGCTCATAGAACCATTGGCATTGTCCTGTTTTCCTTGGCCACTCTCCAG GCCACTGCTATACTTCTAAGGCCAAAAAGGGATCACAAGCACAGGATCTACTGGAACATTTACCACAGATCAGTTGGTTACTCAATTGTTGTTCTGGGAATTATCAATATATTCAAAGGTTTGAACATATTGAAACCTGAGAAGAAATGGGAAACATCTTATATTGCAACACTAGTTGGTCTAGGAATCATTGCTGCATTCTTGGAGGTTATCACGTGGTGTGTGGTTATTAAAAGGAACAAGTCTGTAAATAGTACTGTTGAGAAGAATCCACAAGGTCTTCATGAAGCAAATTGGTATAATGGCAATGGAAATGGAACTACAGGGACACATTACAGAGTTTAG